The following proteins are encoded in a genomic region of Streptococcus equi subsp. equi:
- a CDS encoding conjugative transposon protein, with amino-acid sequence MDKNEVLQSQENQTKEVMQEIKEEYTKTADFLEEHINQQLVIAKEMKEEMQNKDFDVNIKELKALKEEITGLKAEIKRLNEMENITFGSLIIRDIKSVGNTLINLQEKAVGSIKHLYDNMKHQLSYNLTKAQEKFVQMKIGIVKGLVNSMQDFIKDQQKKLDSCLAKLDNLSKEIQKDEEKLEKGNLNKEKTLIKKREQSIEEKESQKEKMEKKPSVLKKLKENQQKIKQEEKNKDIKALKKDKGMEL; translated from the coding sequence ATGGATAAGAATGAAGTATTACAATCACAGGAAAATCAGACAAAGGAAGTTATGCAGGAGATTAAAGAGGAATATACCAAAACAGCTGACTTTTTAGAAGAACATATAAATCAGCAGCTTGTGATTGCTAAGGAAATGAAAGAAGAGATGCAAAATAAGGACTTTGATGTAAATATCAAAGAATTGAAAGCACTCAAAGAAGAAATCACCGGATTAAAAGCTGAAATTAAACGATTAAACGAAATGGAAAATATAACTTTTGGTTCATTGATTATAAGAGATATCAAATCTGTAGGAAATACCCTTATCAATTTACAGGAAAAAGCGGTAGGAAGTATTAAACATCTGTATGATAATATGAAACATCAGCTTTCCTATAACCTTACCAAAGCACAGGAAAAATTTGTACAGATGAAAATAGGAATTGTAAAAGGATTGGTAAATTCCATGCAGGATTTTATCAAGGATCAACAAAAGAAACTGGATAGTTGCTTAGCAAAACTTGATAATCTATCTAAAGAAATTCAAAAAGATGAAGAAAAACTGGAAAAAGGCAATCTGAATAAAGAGAAAACCCTGATAAAAAAAAGGGAACAAAGCATAGAGGAAAAAGAAAGTCAAAAGGAAAAGATGGAGAAAAAACCGTCTGTGCTAAAAAAATTAAAGGAAAATCAGCAAAAAATCAAGCAGGAAGAAAAGAATAAAGATATAAAGGCACTTAAAAAAGATAAGGGAATGGAACTATAA
- a CDS encoding conjugative transposon protein: MFDTLIKFSKDREKLDFYATDKRAIHELLKREQFLSPIYEPACGMGHIGKVLEEYGYKVKATDICYRGYGEEREVDFFTVTENILDIVTNPPYFCASEFLRHALEISGPKVKIAMLFRLAFLEGQSRYELFRKYPPKRVYVFSKRLNCAKNGEFEKYKSSAIAFAWFIWEVGYKGITELRWIR; the protein is encoded by the coding sequence ATGTTTGATACTCTAATAAAATTTAGTAAAGACAGAGAAAAATTGGATTTTTATGCCACAGATAAAAGGGCAATTCATGAACTTTTAAAAAGAGAGCAGTTTCTATCTCCTATTTATGAGCCGGCTTGTGGAATGGGGCATATCGGAAAAGTTCTGGAAGAATACGGTTATAAGGTAAAAGCTACAGATATTTGTTATAGGGGATATGGAGAAGAAAGAGAAGTTGATTTTTTTACAGTAACAGAAAATATATTGGATATAGTAACCAATCCACCATATTTTTGTGCAAGTGAGTTTTTAAGGCACGCTCTTGAAATATCAGGACCTAAAGTAAAGATAGCAATGCTATTTCGGTTGGCTTTTTTGGAAGGTCAATCAAGATATGAATTATTTAGGAAATATCCTCCAAAGAGAGTATATGTATTTTCCAAAAGGCTTAATTGTGCAAAAAACGGAGAATTTGAGAAATACAAAAGCAGTGCTATTGCCTTTGCCTGGTTTATATGGGAGGTGGGATACAAAGGTATTACGGAGTTAAGGTGGATTAGATAA
- the topB_3 gene encoding DNA topoisomerase translates to MQTLVISEKPSVAISISKVLGATKKKDGYNEGNGYRVSWCVGHLIQMANPDAYDEKYAKWDMADLPIIPKDYKYEVAKATKKQFNILKKLMNDKEIDTVINACDAGREGESIFRLVYNQVNCKKKMKRLWISSMEDSAIKEGFDHLKDGKKYDNLFESAQARAIADWLVGMNISRLYSCLYNQNYSVGRVQTPTLAMIVKRDDEIANFKKEKYYTVELSMDGFILSTDRIDDKVAAEQLINLVGDKIEITDVIQNEKITKPDLPFDLTTLQRECNKYFGYSAKQTLDYAQSLYEKKLITYPRTDSRCLTEDMITSMINNILGQNDFDTGRIKVIFNSSKVTDHHAIIPTVSSMSEDLLSIPESEAKVYGLIFNKLHASVGYPLIENTTKIVVTFDGFKFTSSGKVIKDEGFTKYLKEYKTKKNEDIELPNVNIGDSLKIKDKEIKEKYTQPPKHFTENTLLKSMETAGNDALKKGIEVERKGIGTPATRAGIIENLIYKGFIQRDKKNLVATHKGISLITIVADNFKSAETTAKWEMELSDISQGKSSKEEFLRRVEAEIRNELSRYKKD, encoded by the coding sequence ATGCAAACACTGGTGATAAGTGAAAAACCGAGTGTTGCAATAAGCATATCAAAGGTGCTTGGAGCAACAAAAAAGAAAGACGGATATAATGAGGGAAATGGATATAGGGTAAGTTGGTGTGTTGGTCATTTAATTCAGATGGCAAATCCGGATGCTTATGATGAAAAGTATGCCAAGTGGGATATGGCTGATTTACCGATTATTCCCAAGGACTATAAGTATGAAGTAGCAAAGGCAACCAAGAAGCAATTCAACATCCTTAAAAAGCTGATGAATGATAAAGAAATTGATACGGTTATAAATGCTTGCGATGCAGGTCGTGAGGGAGAGAGCATTTTTAGACTTGTTTATAATCAAGTGAATTGTAAAAAGAAAATGAAACGCCTTTGGATTTCATCTATGGAAGATAGTGCGATTAAAGAGGGTTTTGATCATCTAAAAGACGGAAAGAAATATGACAATCTCTTTGAATCGGCACAGGCAAGAGCCATTGCAGATTGGTTAGTCGGAATGAATATTAGTAGACTTTATTCCTGCTTATATAATCAAAATTACTCTGTCGGTAGGGTGCAGACGCCAACTCTTGCCATGATTGTAAAACGAGATGACGAGATAGCAAACTTTAAAAAAGAAAAATATTATACTGTAGAGCTATCTATGGACGGTTTTATACTTTCCACAGACAGAATTGATGATAAGGTAGCAGCAGAGCAGCTAATCAATTTAGTTGGTGATAAGATTGAAATTACCGATGTCATTCAAAATGAAAAGATTACAAAGCCGGATTTACCTTTTGACCTGACAACACTTCAAAGAGAGTGCAATAAATATTTTGGATACTCAGCTAAGCAGACTCTTGATTATGCTCAAAGTCTGTATGAGAAGAAACTTATTACCTATCCAAGAACAGACAGTAGATGCCTTACTGAAGATATGATTACAAGTATGATAAATAACATATTGGGACAAAATGACTTTGATACAGGGCGTATTAAGGTCATTTTTAATTCAAGCAAGGTAACGGATCATCATGCTATTATACCGACAGTAAGTTCAATGAGTGAAGATTTATTGAGTATTCCGGAGAGTGAAGCAAAAGTGTATGGACTTATTTTTAATAAGTTACACGCAAGTGTGGGCTATCCTTTAATCGAGAATACAACAAAGATTGTAGTGACTTTTGACGGCTTTAAATTTACAAGTTCCGGAAAAGTAATTAAGGATGAGGGGTTTACTAAGTATTTAAAGGAATATAAGACGAAAAAGAATGAAGATATAGAACTTCCAAATGTAAATATAGGTGATAGTCTTAAAATCAAGGATAAAGAAATCAAAGAAAAATATACGCAACCTCCAAAACATTTTACGGAAAACACCTTATTAAAAAGCATGGAAACAGCAGGAAATGACGCTTTAAAAAAAGGTATTGAGGTTGAAAGAAAGGGTATTGGCACACCCGCAACTCGTGCAGGGATTATAGAAAATCTAATTTACAAAGGCTTTATTCAAAGAGATAAGAAAAATCTTGTAGCTACACATAAAGGAATTAGTCTTATAACAATTGTTGCAGACAACTTTAAATCTGCTGAAACAACTGCAAAGTGGGAAATGGAGTTGTCTGATATTTCTCAAGGGAAATCTTCAAAGGAAGAATTTTTAAGAAGAGTAGAAGCTGAGATAAGAAATGAATTATCCCGTTATAAAAAGGATTAG
- a CDS encoding abortive infection protein, which produces MLSSVVGIDSRSTVDIDFLLRNMQLSEENIVQMLNETLKPEEFDDIFYELQNIVPIKEEDQYGGFRANILCKMENIRQIVPLDIATGDVITPHPIDYKYVSSFGEEEIIIKAYPIETMLAEKIQTIYARGFLNSRSKDYYDLYIIYKLKDKDVNVEILREACRKTFSYRKTEFDIGKIIDLLEKLKINEAFLKRWQAYSRKNLYAKDITFEEVLDNGIKMVEKIKNEN; this is translated from the coding sequence TTGTTATCAAGTGTAGTTGGAATTGATTCAAGAAGTACTGTAGATATAGACTTTCTTTTGAGAAATATGCAACTATCAGAAGAAAATATTGTTCAAATGCTGAACGAAACTTTAAAACCGGAAGAATTCGACGATATTTTTTATGAATTGCAAAACATTGTGCCAATCAAAGAAGAAGATCAATATGGAGGATTTCGTGCAAATATCTTATGTAAAATGGAAAATATAAGACAGATTGTACCACTTGACATTGCAACAGGAGATGTTATTACACCTCATCCGATAGATTATAAGTATGTGAGTTCTTTTGGAGAAGAAGAAATAATAATCAAGGCTTATCCGATAGAAACTATGCTTGCAGAAAAAATACAAACTATTTATGCAAGAGGATTTTTAAATAGTAGAAGTAAGGATTATTACGATCTTTATATTATTTATAAATTAAAGGATAAAGATGTAAATGTAGAGATATTAAGAGAGGCTTGCAGAAAAACTTTTAGTTATAGAAAAACAGAATTTGACATAGGTAAAATCATAGACTTACTGGAAAAATTGAAAATAAATGAAGCCTTTTTGAAAAGATGGCAAGCTTATTCAAGAAAAAATCTGTATGCGAAAGATATAACTTTTGAAGAAGTATTGGACAACGGAATAAAAATGGTGGAAAAAATAAAGAATGAAAATTAG
- a CDS encoding abortive infection protein yields the protein MNKAKLTALCHKVSKEVGLSFNAVMLYYF from the coding sequence ATGAATAAAGCTAAATTAACGGCTCTTTGCCATAAAGTTAGTAAAGAAGTCGGTCTTTCGTTTAATGCTGTTATGTTATATTATTTTTAG
- a CDS encoding conjugative transposon protein has protein sequence MNYENKIEKYLKQSGGIITTAYCKENNIPTIYLSRLLKDGRLSKVRKGIYITKDGDYDEYYFFQHQYKKAIFSYETALYLLGQTDKIPWSIDVTVYNGYKFNEKPNGFNVHYVKKSIYDLGVTQKPTMFGNKVKVYSYERTLCDFIAHKEEMDIEVYVKLIQSYSSYKERDIHSLYDIAMKMGIENKVREVMEVAYE, from the coding sequence ATGAATTATGAAAATAAAATTGAAAAATATTTGAAGCAATCAGGTGGAATTATTACAACAGCATACTGTAAGGAAAATAATATACCGACGATATATCTCAGTCGACTATTGAAAGATGGGAGATTGTCAAAAGTAAGAAAAGGAATTTATATAACGAAAGATGGGGATTACGATGAGTATTATTTCTTTCAACATCAGTATAAAAAGGCGATATTTTCTTATGAAACAGCACTTTACCTGCTTGGACAAACAGATAAAATTCCTTGGAGTATCGATGTAACCGTTTATAACGGATATAAATTTAATGAAAAACCGAACGGTTTCAATGTTCATTATGTAAAAAAATCAATTTATGACTTAGGGGTAACCCAAAAACCTACAATGTTTGGAAATAAAGTTAAGGTATATTCATATGAGAGGACACTCTGTGATTTTATTGCTCATAAAGAAGAAATGGATATAGAGGTTTATGTAAAACTTATTCAATCATATTCCTCTTATAAAGAAAGAGATATCCATTCCCTCTATGACATTGCAATGAAAATGGGAATTGAAAATAAAGTAAGAGAGGTTATGGAGGTGGCTTATGAATAA
- a CDS encoding membrane protein — MLKEEQEEMENIEVLKEYRSIDISIDDFLEMMRRYKKEEKQEKMKLQEMRNTENHNNMEENHEIKWKNKKMAITLSGVIFLILALLGTMLFNHQIVFAQGSLIPTLISPTEVLAQTKVEVKIKYIFKDESVYKEEIIEVETGQVLDSGDLPMLEDNMKFIDEFLFYKVKGDGTDEIIRKVEKITVKDKEIQTEEEKPKQDESTETEDKKTEDKGTQTELSKDDISKMEKEAKELQDKLDKLNGEIRDKDKLSDKQKEKIKDLEAEIESLKEKMKKDKGNKDLSEDMKKEIDKLTEKVKELEKKPTETNKAPVTSQSVTPISPISGIKTSSGISSQTPQSSGKGSSDAVSSGNTTKDTGKTESKEKEKEVRYPNKLTPKAPANNSSQDSSMDGASSNVNTNKGVASAPSKARGTVTENKDNANNDYPIHHGDSSDNKEADKYSADARQFITFQTKSGKTFHLIINHDEQSENVMLLTEVSEDDLLNMVEKKENPQEEIKKWKKRYRKAK; from the coding sequence ATGTTAAAAGAAGAACAGGAAGAGATGGAAAATATTGAGGTTTTAAAGGAATACCGAAGTATTGACATTTCTATTGACGATTTTTTAGAAATGATGAGACGTTATAAAAAAGAGGAAAAACAAGAAAAAATGAAGTTACAGGAAATGAGAAATACAGAAAATCATAATAATATGGAGGAAAATCATGAAATCAAATGGAAGAATAAAAAAATGGCGATAACATTGTCCGGAGTAATCTTTTTGATACTTGCTTTACTTGGAACAATGCTTTTCAATCACCAGATTGTTTTTGCACAAGGTAGTTTAATCCCGACACTGATTAGTCCCACAGAAGTTTTAGCTCAAACTAAAGTGGAGGTTAAGATAAAATATATATTTAAGGATGAGAGTGTATATAAGGAAGAAATAATTGAAGTAGAAACCGGGCAAGTTCTTGACAGTGGGGACCTACCAATGTTAGAGGATAATATGAAATTTATTGACGAATTTTTGTTCTATAAAGTAAAGGGAGACGGTACAGATGAGATTATCCGTAAAGTAGAAAAAATTACAGTTAAGGATAAAGAAATTCAGACAGAAGAGGAAAAGCCAAAACAGGACGAAAGCACTGAGACGGAAGATAAAAAAACAGAAGATAAGGGAACACAGACAGAGCTTTCTAAAGATGATATTTCCAAAATGGAAAAAGAGGCAAAAGAGCTTCAGGATAAACTTGATAAATTAAATGGTGAAATCAGGGATAAAGACAAACTAAGCGATAAACAGAAAGAAAAAATCAAAGACCTTGAAGCTGAGATTGAAAGTCTGAAAGAAAAAATGAAGAAAGATAAGGGAAATAAAGACTTATCAGAAGATATGAAAAAGGAAATAGATAAGCTGACGGAAAAGGTGAAAGAGCTTGAGAAAAAGCCAACTGAAACAAACAAAGCTCCTGTAACATCACAGTCTGTTACACCGATTAGTCCTATTTCAGGGATTAAGACAAGCTCAGGTATTTCTTCTCAAACACCACAGAGTTCCGGTAAAGGTTCATCTGATGCAGTAAGCTCCGGCAATACTACAAAAGATACAGGTAAAACTGAATCAAAGGAGAAAGAAAAGGAAGTTCGCTATCCCAATAAGCTGACACCGAAAGCTCCTGCTAATAACAGTAGTCAGGATTCATCAATGGACGGTGCAAGTAGCAATGTAAATACCAATAAGGGTGTGGCTTCAGCTCCGTCAAAGGCAAGAGGAACTGTTACAGAAAATAAAGATAATGCGAATAATGATTATCCAATTCATCATGGGGATAGCAGCGATAACAAAGAAGCAGATAAGTATTCAGCAGATGCAAGACAATTTATTACTTTCCAGACAAAATCCGGAAAGACATTTCATTTAATCATCAATCACGATGAGCAAAGTGAAAATGTAATGCTTTTGACTGAAGTATCTGAAGATGATCTTCTGAATATGGTAGAGAAGAAGGAAAACCCGCAAGAAGAAATCAAAAAATGGAAGAAACGGTACCGGAAAGCGAAGTAA
- a CDS encoding conjugative transposon membrane protein, whose product MLFQAGSMMMNMGTGMVSNTVSTTYLSSEDTLKEINQRFSSLEQALQEEMDSVEENHPGYDEYIIKGKEKIGHNVHELLSYITARYGIVKNISEVESELKHLFQKMYTLTYKEEIEIRYRTVTSSYTDADGNEHTESHEEPYEYRKLIVTLEKREMDGIIREAFKRYPNNLAHYETLFLTQGNMGEVFGNIDLINSNGGIGGGKEYEASSEVQKKIVNAAYITPSPGAGWCAMWVSQVYQNAGLGFIGGNACDMYRNYTFTSDRSKLKVGMLVAVESSSSGSSLGVTYGHVGIYIGDGKVMDNIGHIRVTTLDDWIATFCKHHPVGFGFPPSVQK is encoded by the coding sequence ATGTTATTTCAGGCTGGGAGCATGATGATGAATATGGGAACGGGAATGGTAAGTAATACTGTTTCAACCACCTACTTATCATCAGAAGACACCTTAAAAGAAATCAATCAGAGGTTTTCATCTTTGGAACAGGCTTTGCAAGAAGAAATGGACAGTGTGGAGGAAAATCATCCGGGCTATGATGAATATATTATCAAAGGAAAAGAGAAAATTGGTCATAATGTTCATGAACTCTTGTCATATATCACAGCCCGTTATGGAATTGTAAAGAATATTTCTGAAGTAGAAAGTGAACTAAAACATCTGTTTCAAAAAATGTATACGCTGACTTATAAAGAAGAGATTGAAATCAGATATAGAACTGTTACATCCAGCTATACGGATGCTGATGGCAATGAACATACTGAAAGTCATGAAGAGCCGTATGAGTATAGGAAACTCATTGTAACCTTAGAAAAAAGAGAGATGGACGGAATTATTAGAGAAGCATTTAAGCGTTATCCTAATAATTTGGCACACTATGAAACTTTATTTTTGACACAAGGAAATATGGGAGAAGTATTTGGAAATATTGACCTTATAAATTCAAATGGTGGAATTGGTGGTGGTAAAGAGTATGAAGCATCAAGTGAAGTGCAAAAGAAAATAGTGAATGCCGCTTATATTACACCATCTCCAGGAGCAGGTTGGTGTGCCATGTGGGTATCACAGGTCTATCAAAATGCAGGACTTGGATTTATTGGAGGAAATGCTTGTGATATGTATCGAAATTATACTTTTACTTCTGATAGGTCAAAGTTAAAGGTTGGAATGCTTGTTGCAGTTGAAAGTAGCAGTAGTGGTAGCAGTTTAGGTGTTACCTATGGTCATGTAGGTATTTATATCGGAGATGGAAAAGTAATGGATAATATCGGACACATAAGAGTAACTACCCTAGATGATTGGATTGCAACATTTTGCAAACATCACCCTGTAGGTTTTGGATTTCCACCATCAGTACAAAAATAA
- a CDS encoding conjugative transposon membrane protein yields the protein MQKQINKFQKGEKEVYDPLSKDMDNDGVIDRYDVDFRDSKVSYRTLTDDEKYDNNQNDKGKNYNDYVKNPKSKNKRYKNYVKDTFSKERMKSENQKKYVRSNFDDEEFTRNKDTKNNLFQDVNNKRKTTDKNSSRKRKGKFENKEKKISKLQQKKQRQEQKLKNKGIDGKSQSAKSAVIATGMAKRYLESGKEDNAGVGTAYKVTDQVENISRKIYYHGKKKNLKRQKR from the coding sequence ATGCAAAAGCAGATAAATAAATTTCAAAAGGGAGAAAAGGAAGTCTACGATCCTTTATCAAAAGATATGGATAATGATGGTGTAATAGACAGGTATGATGTGGATTTTAGGGATAGCAAAGTATCATATCGAACTCTTACAGATGATGAAAAGTATGATAATAACCAAAATGATAAAGGAAAAAATTATAATGACTATGTAAAAAATCCAAAATCTAAGAATAAGAGGTATAAAAATTATGTAAAAGACACATTTTCTAAGGAAAGAATGAAATCAGAAAACCAGAAGAAATATGTGAGGAGCAACTTTGATGATGAAGAGTTCACAAGAAATAAGGATACGAAAAATAATTTATTTCAGGACGTAAATAATAAAAGAAAAACTACCGATAAAAATTCATCACGAAAAAGAAAAGGAAAATTTGAAAATAAGGAAAAGAAAATATCCAAGTTACAGCAGAAAAAGCAAAGACAAGAGCAAAAACTGAAAAATAAGGGAATTGACGGGAAAAGTCAAAGTGCTAAAAGTGCAGTAATAGCAACGGGTATGGCAAAGAGGTATTTGGAAAGTGGAAAAGAGGACAATGCCGGAGTAGGTACTGCTTATAAGGTTACAGATCAGGTCGAAAATATTTCAAGGAAAATATATTATCATGGAAAAAAGAAAAATTTAAAAAGGCAAAAAAGATAA
- a CDS encoding conjugative transposon membrane protein produces MKNKNKRYKKNREKLLNQEIQSLQSQTQDNYETGSSKNQNETLLKDETYDKKQFLSEKKLSNHLDNRHINNYSDRTISSYCLSDTGNINQNRSSFQAEKHKKRCKSR; encoded by the coding sequence ATGAAGAACAAAAACAAGAGGTACAAAAAGAATAGAGAAAAACTCTTAAATCAAGAAATACAGTCTTTACAATCTCAAACTCAAGATAATTATGAAACAGGATCCTCAAAAAATCAGAATGAAACCTTGCTGAAAGACGAAACTTACGATAAGAAACAATTTTTATCTGAAAAGAAGTTATCCAATCATTTGGATAATAGACATATAAATAATTATTCGGATAGAACTATATCTTCTTATTGCTTGTCGGATACGGGAAATATAAATCAAAATAGGTCTTCCTTTCAAGCTGAAAAACATAAAAAAAGATGCAAAAGCAGATAA
- the dpnA_2 gene encoding modification DNA methylase, translated as MQKINEARKYGEYKGDNVPQFRNKRDIWTINTTSFRGNHYATFPPKLVEICMIAGCPKNEIVLDPFIGSGTVGFVALRHNRKYIGIELNEEYVNLAKNRISEEVKKFNEEQKQEVQKE; from the coding sequence TTGCAAAAAATCAATGAAGCAAGAAAATATGGAGAATATAAGGGCGATAATGTCCCGCAGTTTCGTAATAAAAGAGATATTTGGACTATCAATACCACATCTTTTAGAGGCAATCATTATGCAACATTTCCACCGAAACTTGTTGAGATTTGTATGATTGCAGGTTGTCCTAAAAATGAAATTGTACTTGATCCTTTCATTGGAAGTGGAACGGTCGGATTTGTGGCACTTCGTCATAACAGAAAGTACATTGGAATTGAATTAAATGAGGAGTATGTAAATCTTGCAAAGAATAGAATCAGTGAGGAGGTGAAAAAATTTAATGAAGAACAAAAACAAGAGGTACAAAAAGAATAG
- a CDS encoding modification DNA methylase, which produces MGIPWRLALLLREDGWYLRSDIIWHKENAMPEACRDRPTRSYEHIFLLTKSPKYYYDYDAMVEPMKEVSKKDM; this is translated from the coding sequence ATGGGAATACCTTGGAGATTAGCGTTACTTCTAAGAGAGGATGGTTGGTATCTGCGTTCTGATATTATCTGGCATAAGGAAAATGCTATGCCGGAGGCGTGTAGAGATAGACCTACTCGTTCCTATGAACATATTTTTTTACTTACGAAATCACCAAAATACTATTATGACTATGATGCTATGGTAGAGCCGATGAAAGAAGTCAGTAAAAAAGATATGTAA
- a CDS encoding modification DNA methylase → MSVSRSKEEFIKENTNKIICSDALETLRKIPDESISCCITSPPYYRLRNYHKEGQIGRESTVEEYLDRLLQVFREVRRALKKKVLALS, encoded by the coding sequence ATGAGTGTGAGCAGAAGTAAAGAGGAATTCATCAAAGAAAATACAAATAAAATTATTTGTTCGGATGCACTTGAAACTTTAAGAAAAATTCCAGACGAAAGTATAAGCTGCTGCATTACATCTCCCCCATACTACAGGCTCAGAAACTATCATAAAGAAGGTCAGATAGGAAGAGAATCTACAGTAGAAGAATACTTGGATAGATTGTTACAGGTATTTCGTGAAGTAAGAAGAGCTTTAAAAAAGAAGGTACTTGCTTTATCGTAA